The proteins below are encoded in one region of Paenisporosarcina cavernae:
- a CDS encoding UDP-N-acetylmuramoyl-L-alanyl-D-glutamate--2,6-diaminopimelate ligase, with product MEIVFISELLKNWPCDWKQGNYRQEVNRICSDSRDVQKGDMFVAIDGKKVDGHDFVHEAIVNGADCIVVEKELAVEFFQNEEVAVCIVPNTKKFYAYACAAVRNFPSQKVKVIAVTGTNGKTTTCAFISQLLTQLGVSNATIGTNGCYVNQQKLSDAPKHMTTWDANELQQMISVCVDRGIAVLIMEASSIGLENYRLDGCDIDIGVGLAINHDHIDEHGSIEKYIHAKLRLLELATTCVVDFNDNTWFQASQNKGKDVRFFRVEDYEMISEELTNMTFVHLDSKVKLNCRFSGEHLTYDVIAAISALKALGYSLEEIGCFTPTLALPEGRSTTQEVNGVYVVIDYAHTPKALQETLKWCAKNCQGKLITVFGCGGDRDRQKRAMMGEIGCYYSQYLIITSDNPRTEDPMVICQEIVGTLPSTNRIEIIVDRKTAIERALKLANENDVVVVAGKGHEMYQQIGVEKIPFSDFQVVEDFKKNHFLL from the coding sequence GTGGAAATCGTTTTTATTTCCGAGCTGTTAAAGAATTGGCCATGTGACTGGAAGCAAGGGAACTATCGTCAAGAGGTAAATCGTATTTGTAGCGATTCTAGAGATGTCCAAAAAGGCGATATGTTTGTAGCGATTGATGGAAAAAAGGTAGATGGGCACGATTTTGTACACGAGGCGATTGTAAATGGGGCTGACTGTATTGTTGTTGAAAAAGAATTAGCGGTCGAGTTCTTCCAAAACGAAGAAGTGGCTGTATGCATTGTTCCAAATACAAAGAAATTTTACGCATATGCATGTGCTGCTGTTCGCAATTTCCCATCGCAAAAGGTAAAAGTCATTGCGGTAACAGGAACAAATGGGAAAACGACTACTTGCGCATTCATTTCCCAATTATTAACCCAATTAGGTGTATCAAATGCCACTATTGGTACGAATGGTTGTTATGTAAATCAGCAAAAACTATCCGACGCTCCAAAGCACATGACAACTTGGGATGCTAATGAATTGCAACAAATGATTAGTGTCTGTGTGGATCGTGGAATTGCTGTACTCATTATGGAAGCTTCCTCGATTGGGTTAGAAAATTATCGATTGGACGGTTGTGACATCGATATTGGAGTTGGGTTAGCCATAAATCATGATCATATCGATGAACATGGTTCAATCGAAAAGTACATCCATGCAAAATTACGACTTTTAGAGTTAGCCACTACATGTGTCGTTGATTTCAATGATAATACATGGTTTCAAGCGTCACAAAACAAAGGAAAAGATGTCCGTTTTTTTCGGGTAGAAGACTACGAAATGATTTCTGAAGAACTGACAAATATGACGTTTGTTCATCTCGATTCCAAAGTGAAACTAAACTGTCGTTTCAGTGGGGAACATTTAACATATGATGTCATTGCGGCAATTTCCGCCTTAAAGGCACTAGGTTATTCGTTAGAGGAAATTGGCTGTTTCACTCCCACCCTTGCGTTACCAGAGGGAAGAAGTACGACCCAAGAGGTGAATGGGGTATATGTGGTTATCGATTATGCCCATACCCCGAAAGCGTTACAAGAAACGCTCAAATGGTGCGCAAAAAATTGTCAGGGTAAATTAATTACTGTTTTTGGTTGTGGTGGTGATCGAGACAGACAAAAACGCGCCATGATGGGGGAAATCGGCTGTTATTATAGTCAATATTTAATCATCACTTCCGATAATCCGCGTACAGAGGACCCAATGGTTATCTGTCAGGAAATTGTCGGTACACTTCCTTCAACCAATCGAATTGAAATTATCGTTGATCGAAAGACTGCTATTGAGAGAGCGTTAAAATTGGCAAATGAAAATGACGTTGTGGTGGTAGCAGGAAAAGGACACGAAATGTATCAACAAATTGGGGTTGAAAAAATACCATTTTCAGACTTTCAAGTAGTCGAGGACTTTAAAAAGAATCATTTTCTGTTATGA
- a CDS encoding YlbF family regulator, protein MMMTSEWALIMDEADLLTEMILSSEVVKAYFNAYEKVYENPVLVDKLRRFIKMKELYEEVQRFGRYHPNYQETMKEIRVLKRELDIDEHIAALKVAENDVQDLLDEVSLLVGKTVSDSVKVPVSNPFFATDSSCGSSCGTGGSCSCSA, encoded by the coding sequence ATGATGATGACCTCAGAGTGGGCATTGATAATGGATGAAGCCGATCTGTTAACCGAGATGATTCTTTCATCAGAGGTCGTTAAAGCTTATTTCAACGCATATGAAAAGGTATATGAAAATCCAGTGCTTGTTGATAAGCTTAGACGCTTTATCAAGATGAAAGAGCTTTATGAAGAAGTTCAAAGGTTCGGCAGATATCATCCAAATTATCAAGAAACAATGAAGGAGATTCGTGTTTTAAAACGCGAGTTAGATATAGATGAGCATATTGCTGCACTAAAAGTGGCAGAAAATGACGTTCAAGACTTACTTGATGAAGTCAGTTTATTAGTTGGGAAGACTGTCTCTGATTCCGTAAAAGTGCCAGTTTCAAATCCGTTTTTTGCAACGGATTCTAGTTGTGGTAGCAGCTGTGGAACCGGTGGGAGTTGTTCTTGCTCGGCTTAG
- a CDS encoding glycerophosphodiester phosphodiesterase gives MGKKTKVAVAIAAASAAAWASSKALTKPKPRDKKDALNYDTPIVMAHRGGSKIAPESSLSAFQQAAELGVHGFEIDIRLTKDEEIIVFHDEYIDRTTDGSGKVANYTLEELQQFDLGYHFSNENGQYTYRGKGEKIITLKQLLEEFPLQLINIDMKDSPEAYEGSLIPSKLWRLIEETSSHNRVVVSSFYDEQIDRFNLYAQNSIALGAGENEVRKAFSAYTSQFGHLYSPRADVIQIPVKHGVFQLDRPGFIHFLDKLQVPVHYWTIDEPEAMKQLIASGAKGIITDRPDVAMELLKDIEPTS, from the coding sequence ATGGGTAAGAAGACGAAAGTAGCTGTTGCAATCGCTGCTGCTAGTGCTGCAGCATGGGCTAGCTCGAAAGCACTAACGAAACCAAAACCAAGAGATAAAAAAGATGCACTCAATTACGACACACCGATTGTGATGGCACATCGTGGTGGATCTAAAATTGCTCCTGAGAGTTCCTTATCAGCGTTTCAACAAGCTGCTGAATTAGGTGTGCATGGATTTGAAATTGACATTCGCTTAACGAAAGATGAAGAGATTATCGTTTTCCATGATGAATATATCGATCGCACTACGGACGGTTCAGGAAAAGTAGCTAACTATACATTAGAAGAACTTCAACAGTTTGATCTTGGGTATCATTTTTCCAACGAAAACGGACAGTATACGTATCGTGGAAAAGGCGAAAAAATCATCACGTTAAAACAATTATTAGAAGAATTCCCCCTGCAATTGATCAATATTGACATGAAAGACTCTCCTGAGGCATATGAAGGCAGCCTTATCCCTTCTAAATTATGGCGCTTAATAGAGGAAACTTCTTCGCATAATCGAGTAGTCGTTAGCAGTTTCTACGATGAACAAATCGATCGTTTTAACTTATACGCACAAAACTCTATTGCGTTAGGTGCTGGAGAGAATGAAGTACGCAAGGCATTCTCCGCATATACGAGTCAATTCGGGCATTTGTATTCACCTCGAGCAGACGTAATTCAAATTCCTGTAAAACACGGAGTCTTCCAGCTAGATCGTCCAGGTTTCATTCATTTCCTAGACAAACTGCAAGTTCCGGTACATTATTGGACAATAGACGAGCCTGAAGCAATGAAACAGTTGATCGCTTCAGGCGCAAAAGGTATCATTACGGATCGTCCCGATGTCGCAATGGAACTGCTAAAGGATATAGAACCAACTTCTTAA
- a CDS encoding YlbG family protein gives MVDRQGLIVYVHHLKQAKSLRKYGHVQFISRRMKYVVMYTDREQIEFLTEKLRKLPFVKDVKASMRPFIKSEYENSKPDKAKEYDYKIGL, from the coding sequence ATGGTAGATCGACAAGGTTTAATTGTCTATGTACACCACTTAAAACAAGCAAAATCTTTACGGAAATACGGTCATGTTCAATTCATTTCCCGGAGAATGAAATACGTGGTTATGTACACTGATCGCGAACAAATTGAATTTCTCACGGAAAAACTGCGCAAATTACCTTTTGTAAAGGATGTAAAAGCGTCTATGCGTCCATTTATTAAATCGGAATACGAGAACTCGAAACCAGATAAAGCGAAAGAATATGATTATAAAATTGGGTTATAG
- the rsmD gene encoding 16S rRNA (guanine(966)-N(2))-methyltransferase RsmD, whose amino-acid sequence MRVISGDCKGIPLRAVPGTNTRPTTDKVKESMFNIIGPYFDGGFVVDLFAGSGSLGIEALSRGMDHGYFVDRDRKAVQTIQQNLEKCRLLERATILPLDAKKAVERLAEIEEKIDLLFVDPPYKELRFYTLVEKLDELALLSERTTVVCEHDKGNTLPLTFGNFRCTRTEIYGQIALSFYHHEEN is encoded by the coding sequence ATGCGAGTAATTTCGGGAGATTGTAAGGGAATACCATTACGAGCCGTTCCAGGAACAAACACTCGTCCAACAACAGATAAAGTGAAGGAATCCATGTTTAATATCATTGGACCTTATTTTGATGGAGGATTTGTAGTGGATTTGTTTGCGGGAAGTGGTTCATTAGGAATTGAAGCTCTTAGTCGTGGAATGGATCATGGTTACTTCGTGGATCGAGATAGAAAAGCTGTACAAACCATTCAACAAAATTTGGAAAAATGTCGACTTTTAGAACGTGCGACAATTCTTCCACTAGATGCGAAAAAAGCGGTTGAGCGATTAGCGGAAATCGAGGAGAAAATCGATTTATTATTCGTCGATCCGCCATATAAAGAACTTCGCTTTTATACGCTCGTAGAAAAATTAGATGAATTAGCATTATTATCTGAAAGGACAACAGTTGTTTGTGAACATGATAAAGGAAATACGTTACCGCTGACATTTGGAAATTTTAGATGTACACGAACCGAAATATATGGTCAAATTGCGTTGAGTTTTTACCACCATGAGGAGAATTAA
- the coaD gene encoding pantetheine-phosphate adenylyltransferase: protein MTKIAVVPGSFDPITLGHLDIIKRGARVFEKIHVVVLNNSSKNPLFSADERVELIRSATSEIDNVEVSTFSGLLVDYAKEVNANAIIRGLRAVSDFEYEMQITSMNRVLNEEIETFFIMTNNQYSFLSSSIVKEVAKYGGDISDLVPKVVEVALKEKFAE from the coding sequence ATGACAAAAATTGCTGTAGTACCAGGAAGTTTTGATCCAATTACATTGGGTCATTTAGATATTATCAAAAGAGGAGCACGTGTATTTGAAAAAATACATGTTGTTGTATTGAATAACTCATCAAAAAACCCATTGTTTTCTGCGGATGAGCGAGTGGAACTTATTCGATCGGCTACTTCTGAGATCGATAATGTGGAGGTCTCTACTTTTTCCGGACTGTTAGTTGATTATGCAAAAGAAGTGAATGCAAATGCAATTATTCGTGGATTACGAGCAGTATCCGATTTCGAGTATGAGATGCAAATTACTTCGATGAACCGCGTATTAAATGAAGAAATTGAGACGTTTTTCATTATGACGAATAATCAATATTCTTTCTTAAGTTCTAGCATTGTAAAAGAAGTTGCAAAATATGGTGGCGACATTTCTGATTTAGTACCAAAAGTCGTAGAGGTAGCGTTAAAAGAAAAATTTGCAGAGTAA
- a CDS encoding SepM family pheromone-processing serine protease, protein MQSKKIVGYGFLILLILFGSYFPLNMYIMKPGGAYPLSPLVHVENADEDDTGELHLMTVAVAKATPLNYVWSKVTNNGRIVETNQIRNPDETEEEYDLRQLKLMSSSQNNAVIVAFDRAGLDYKITSKGLYVVNVVGESAADGKLKAGDSIRQIDQLSEVTLQEVLSYLASKKEGDTIELTILRDGKKMTQKITLDKIPGEDGRVGLGVAFMEDKTVKTNREVTIKSEQIGGPSAGMMFTLQLLNELEDENLAKGYQVAGTGEIFPDGTVGRIGGIDLKIIAAADQGMEIFFAPDDELPAAVKEKYPDLVSNYQEALATAKKIGTDMKIVPVKTVDDAITYLEQLEEKKS, encoded by the coding sequence GTGCAAAGTAAAAAAATAGTTGGATATGGATTTCTCATTTTACTTATTTTATTCGGTTCTTACTTTCCTCTTAATATGTATATTATGAAACCTGGTGGCGCATACCCGTTGAGTCCATTAGTACACGTGGAAAATGCTGATGAAGACGACACTGGGGAACTCCATTTGATGACAGTTGCCGTCGCAAAGGCAACTCCGCTCAATTATGTGTGGTCGAAAGTGACAAATAACGGAAGAATCGTGGAGACGAACCAAATTCGAAATCCGGATGAAACAGAAGAGGAATACGATCTTCGACAACTAAAACTGATGTCTTCTTCTCAAAACAATGCGGTTATTGTTGCTTTCGATCGTGCGGGACTTGATTACAAAATTACCTCTAAGGGGTTATATGTCGTGAATGTGGTGGGCGAATCTGCTGCAGATGGAAAGTTAAAAGCGGGAGATTCTATCCGTCAAATTGATCAACTGAGCGAAGTAACCTTACAAGAAGTACTTTCTTACTTAGCGTCCAAAAAAGAAGGAGACACAATCGAATTAACAATTTTGCGTGACGGGAAAAAAATGACACAAAAAATCACCTTGGATAAAATCCCCGGTGAAGATGGAAGAGTTGGATTAGGCGTCGCATTTATGGAAGATAAAACGGTGAAAACAAACCGAGAAGTAACTATTAAATCTGAACAAATTGGTGGTCCTTCCGCTGGAATGATGTTTACATTACAATTGCTAAATGAGTTAGAGGACGAAAATTTGGCAAAAGGATACCAAGTTGCGGGTACAGGAGAAATTTTCCCAGATGGCACGGTTGGAAGAATTGGCGGTATCGATTTAAAAATAATCGCTGCAGCGGACCAAGGAATGGAAATCTTTTTTGCACCAGATGATGAACTTCCAGCAGCTGTTAAAGAAAAATATCCTGATTTAGTGTCCAACTATCAAGAGGCACTTGCAACAGCTAAAAAAATTGGAACAGATATGAAAATTGTTCCAGTGAAGACTGTTGACGATGCCATTACTTATTTGGAACAGCTTGAAGAAAAGAAATCATGA
- a CDS encoding nucleotidyltransferase, with product MRAAGIVVEHNPFHNGHLHHIKETREITGCDVVIAVMSGNFLQRGEPALVNKWSRTEMALNGGADIVIELPYVFATAQASEFARGAITLLDSLKCESFCFGSEEGNTATFLETLHILDLHKGEYNAEIHRHMQDGVSYPNALNKAFHFIQQKTEKKLVDLSKPNNILGYHYMEAAVARNSSMKPLTIQRIIAGYHDDIEEGVNIASATGIRKALFDPDSTADIHDYVPDSTAKLLQGWEQEWGLFANWELFWPYLRYSILRLSKDELKTFAEVTEGMEHAIARAAKETTAFHDFMERIKSKRFTWTRIQRMLTHILTGFTWDDLHQLTTPSYIRLLGMNSTGQDYLNAIKSDVPLPVISKVGKTTDPMLLLDCQTTDIYMSLLTNGSHPQALQLDWKTPPIIL from the coding sequence TTGCGTGCAGCTGGAATTGTTGTGGAACACAATCCATTTCACAATGGACATTTACATCATATCAAAGAAACGCGCGAAATAACAGGATGCGACGTTGTAATTGCTGTAATGAGCGGGAATTTTTTGCAACGTGGAGAACCTGCCTTAGTAAATAAGTGGTCTCGAACAGAAATGGCCCTAAATGGTGGAGCTGATATTGTCATCGAATTGCCATATGTTTTTGCTACAGCCCAAGCAAGTGAATTCGCGCGTGGAGCAATTACATTACTCGATTCCTTGAAATGTGAAAGCTTCTGCTTTGGAAGTGAAGAAGGAAACACCGCTACCTTTCTAGAAACATTGCACATTCTCGACCTACATAAAGGCGAGTACAATGCCGAAATCCACCGACACATGCAAGACGGAGTAAGTTACCCGAATGCATTAAACAAAGCTTTTCATTTCATTCAACAAAAAACAGAAAAGAAATTAGTTGATTTATCAAAACCGAACAATATTTTAGGATATCACTATATGGAAGCTGCTGTAGCACGTAACAGTTCGATGAAACCACTCACCATTCAACGTATCATTGCAGGATATCACGATGATATAGAAGAAGGCGTGAATATCGCTAGTGCGACAGGTATCCGAAAAGCGCTGTTTGATCCAGATTCAACGGCAGATATTCATGATTATGTCCCTGATTCCACAGCTAAGCTTCTTCAAGGTTGGGAACAAGAATGGGGACTATTTGCAAACTGGGAATTATTCTGGCCTTACTTACGCTACTCTATACTTCGATTATCTAAAGATGAACTAAAAACGTTTGCCGAAGTTACGGAAGGCATGGAGCATGCAATCGCACGAGCGGCAAAAGAAACCACAGCGTTTCATGACTTCATGGAACGCATCAAATCGAAACGATTTACATGGACGCGTATTCAGCGTATGCTGACACACATTTTAACTGGTTTTACTTGGGATGACTTACACCAACTAACTACTCCATCGTACATTCGGTTACTAGGAATGAATTCAACTGGGCAAGACTATCTTAATGCCATAAAAAGTGATGTACCGTTGCCGGTTATCAGCAAAGTTGGAAAAACGACCGATCCAATGCTCCTCTTAGACTGTCAAACAACTGACATCTATATGAGTTTATTAACGAACGGAAGTCACCCCCAAGCGTTGCAACTAGATTGGAAAACACCACCAATTATTTTATAG
- a CDS encoding YceD family protein has protein sequence MKWSIHQLAKYRQSAMPVDEVVQMDNVMKRNPDIREISPVHVKGHCTVRAAQLTCHFRLTGKMILPCARTWEDVEYPFDITLNEIFSWSDQPVDETSEIHQVEGEVIDIDPIIEESILLEVPMQVFKEGTSENAIAGGKDWSYMVDEDLAKEDEDDTKKLDPRLAELAKYFDQTDE, from the coding sequence ATGAAATGGAGTATTCATCAATTAGCTAAATATCGTCAATCTGCGATGCCAGTTGATGAGGTTGTTCAAATGGACAATGTGATGAAGCGAAATCCGGATATCCGAGAGATTTCACCCGTACATGTAAAAGGGCATTGCACGGTTCGTGCAGCTCAATTAACTTGTCATTTTCGATTAACTGGAAAGATGATTCTGCCGTGTGCTAGAACATGGGAGGATGTCGAATACCCGTTTGATATTACATTAAATGAGATATTCAGTTGGTCCGATCAACCTGTGGATGAAACAAGTGAAATTCATCAAGTAGAGGGTGAAGTCATCGACATTGACCCAATCATTGAAGAATCGATCTTGCTGGAAGTCCCAATGCAAGTGTTTAAAGAAGGAACTTCTGAAAACGCAATTGCGGGAGGGAAAGATTGGTCGTATATGGTGGATGAAGATCTTGCCAAAGAAGACGAAGATGATACAAAAAAATTGGATCCAAGACTTGCTGAATTGGCAAAGTATTTTGATCAAACAGACGAATAG
- the rpmF gene encoding 50S ribosomal protein L32 encodes MAVPFRRTSKTAKRKRRTHFKLSVPGMVACPNCGEAKLAHRVCKSCGHYKGKEVVSK; translated from the coding sequence ATGGCTGTACCGTTTAGAAGAACTTCTAAAACTGCGAAAAGAAAGCGTCGTACGCATTTCAAATTATCTGTACCTGGTATGGTAGCATGCCCAAACTGTGGTGAAGCAAAATTGGCTCACCGCGTTTGTAAATCATGCGGTCATTACAAAGGGAAAGAAGTAGTGAGCAAATAA
- a CDS encoding enoyl-CoA hydratase/isomerase family protein: MSYSISTIHNCLLFTIQREERRNAIDFDVMEGLREFALRLHEDTRISAGIITGSGNQAFCSGGDLQVFHALETEAEARSMLQPMSEILVQLAIVPVPTIALVNGHAVGGGCEIATMCDFRVMHETAKAGFIQGSLAITTGWGGATYLFDKLADPQKAFKVLLEAKPYDAKTLHAIGWANDLYTGEKEEALERIVRQYVSSHPSVMRAYKSRRLDQLNIQTLKGQIEREVNDCARLWEQPAHHEAVAKFLSKKSK; this comes from the coding sequence ATGAGTTATTCGATTTCAACCATACATAATTGTTTACTATTTACCATCCAAAGAGAGGAACGACGGAACGCAATTGATTTCGACGTAATGGAAGGTCTTCGCGAATTTGCGCTGCGATTACACGAAGATACAAGAATTTCCGCTGGCATTATAACTGGCTCGGGAAATCAAGCTTTCTGTTCTGGGGGAGATCTACAAGTATTTCATGCATTAGAAACGGAAGCCGAAGCACGTAGCATGCTTCAACCTATGTCAGAAATATTAGTACAACTTGCCATTGTACCTGTACCAACCATCGCTTTAGTCAACGGACATGCTGTTGGCGGTGGATGTGAAATCGCTACGATGTGCGATTTTCGAGTGATGCACGAAACTGCAAAAGCTGGTTTTATTCAAGGTTCACTTGCGATCACGACAGGCTGGGGCGGAGCTACCTATCTTTTTGACAAGCTTGCTGATCCACAAAAAGCATTTAAGGTGCTTTTGGAAGCCAAGCCGTATGATGCCAAAACGCTTCATGCAATTGGATGGGCAAATGACCTCTATACGGGAGAAAAAGAAGAGGCGTTGGAACGAATCGTTCGTCAATATGTTAGTTCCCACCCGTCCGTTATGCGAGCATACAAGTCGAGAAGGTTGGATCAACTAAATATCCAGACGTTAAAAGGACAAATTGAAAGGGAAGTCAATGATTGTGCGCGGCTATGGGAACAGCCTGCACACCATGAAGCAGTTGCGAAATTTTTATCAAAAAAGTCTAAGTAG